Within the Myxococcus virescens genome, the region GATGCAGAGGAGCAGCAGCGCGCCCGTCCACCCCGCGGTCGCCAGACAGTAGAGCGCCAGGCCTCGCGCGTTGTGCCCCCGGAGCGCGGCCGTGAAGAACAGCAGCAGCGACACGGAGAGGACAGGCACGAGGCTGTAGGCGAACAAGGGCCCCATGCCGGTACTGTGACAGATCAGCGAGCGCCGTGAGGCGGACTCGCCGCCGAGGTATGGGCGGTGATGGCCCGGGTCATCGTCTCCCAGTCATCCGGGTGCAGGTCATGCCCCGCGTCCTGCAGTGTCACCAGGCGCGCGCCCTTCACGGCACGGCTCAAGGCCACGCCATGCGCATGGTCGATGACCGGGTCCACCGAGCCGTGGATGACCAGCAGCGGCGCTTCAATCTCACGAGTCCGGCCGTACCACTCCAGGCCACCGGACAGCCCCGCGTGGTTCAATGCACATTGAGGCGCGAGCGCGCGCCGGTAGTCCTGTACTGCTCGCGCCCGCACCCGGGCCTCGTCGAACGACCTCCGCGCACGGCCCACGCACAACCGTGAGAGTTCGACCTGGAAGCCGACGGCCTCCGCCTCGTCGGGCCAGTTCAGCGTGGCGGCCCGCTGGAAGTGCGCGAGCACCGCCGGGTCCATACCCGGGTCCTCGAAGTCCGGCTCCGAGAAAATCTGGGCGCTGATGAGCGTCAGCGAG harbors:
- a CDS encoding alpha/beta fold hydrolase; this translates as MLMGAASSMLGWPDGLMEQLARTGHFVIRYDHRDTGRSSHGVPGATPYTLDDLASDAISVLDGYGIERAHLVGMSLGGLLCQMAALKYPARVRSLTLISAQIFSEPDFEDPGMDPAVLAHFQRAATLNWPDEAEAVGFQVELSRLCVGRARRSFDEARVRARAVQDYRRALAPQCALNHAGLSGGLEWYGRTREIEAPLLVIHGSVDPVIDHAHGVALSRAVKGARLVTLQDAGHDLHPDDWETMTRAITAHTSAASPPHGAR